From the genome of Thermogutta terrifontis, one region includes:
- a CDS encoding type IV pilus twitching motility protein PilT has protein sequence MSQLQIDKLLNTVVTRKASDLHITVGQPPVLRIDGRLVRLETKVLEPEDTVALMKSITPERCQRELQEVGGSDFGFAFGDKCRFRVSVFKQKGYVGMVLRQIPNRLMSFEELGTPPVFKELIMRPRGLILVTGPTGSGKSTTLAAAIDYLNNNVDHHIITIEDPIEFYHTHKRCTVNQREVGVDVPSFAEAIRRALRQDPDIILVGEMRDLETIEAAITAAETGHIVFGTLHTTGAQGTVNRIIDVFPTNQQEQIRTQLSTSIIGILSQQLLPRIGGGRVAAYEMLVVTPAIANLIRENKTYRINSAIQTGHKLGMQLLDDHLFRLWRDGICEKKEVLLRANSPDELAARIAAAERGILEDEEEARRRLEREMAQNGRK, from the coding sequence ATGTCACAGCTTCAAATCGACAAGCTTCTCAACACCGTAGTCACTCGGAAGGCAAGTGACCTTCACATTACCGTGGGGCAGCCGCCTGTTCTTCGCATTGACGGCCGACTGGTGCGGCTGGAAACCAAGGTCCTCGAACCTGAGGACACGGTCGCCCTCATGAAGAGTATCACCCCCGAACGGTGCCAGCGGGAACTCCAGGAGGTGGGAGGATCCGACTTCGGCTTCGCCTTCGGCGATAAGTGCCGGTTCCGGGTGTCGGTCTTTAAGCAAAAGGGCTATGTGGGGATGGTGCTTCGGCAGATCCCCAACCGGTTGATGTCTTTTGAGGAGTTGGGCACGCCGCCGGTCTTCAAGGAGCTTATCATGCGGCCGCGGGGCCTGATCCTGGTGACCGGCCCAACCGGCTCCGGTAAGTCGACGACTCTTGCGGCGGCCATCGACTATCTGAATAACAACGTGGATCACCACATCATCACCATCGAAGACCCCATCGAGTTTTATCACACCCACAAGCGATGCACGGTGAACCAGCGGGAAGTGGGGGTGGACGTGCCGAGCTTTGCAGAGGCCATCCGCCGGGCGTTGCGACAGGACCCGGACATCATCCTCGTGGGTGAAATGCGTGACCTGGAAACCATCGAGGCCGCCATCACAGCGGCCGAAACAGGCCATATCGTGTTCGGCACCTTGCACACGACCGGGGCCCAGGGAACGGTCAACCGAATCATTGACGTCTTTCCCACCAACCAGCAGGAGCAGATCCGAACCCAGCTTTCGACGTCCATCATCGGCATTTTGTCCCAGCAGTTGCTGCCGCGGATTGGTGGGGGACGCGTGGCGGCCTACGAAATGCTCGTGGTGACCCCCGCTATTGCAAACCTCATCCGCGAGAATAAAACTTACCGAATCAACTCGGCCATTCAAACCGGCCACAAGCTGGGGATGCAGCTTCTGGATGATCACCTCTTCCGGCTGTGGCGGGATGGAATCTGCGAGAAGAAAGAAGTCCTCCTCCGGGCTAACAGCCCGGATGAACTGGCAGCGCGAATTGCGGCGGCCGAGCGGGGAATCCTCGAAGACGAGGAGGAAGCCCGGCGGCGCCTGGAACGGGAAATGGCCCAAAACGGGCGAAAATAA
- a CDS encoding GspE/PulE family protein, protein MAVKRRADYTDLLVQRGIVSADQLEEARELAAQSGMKLPDALVRLGYASGEEVMKVLAEQHGLQYIDLSRTSIPPHVIEQVPESVARENVVIPVAEEDGQLKVAVSDPDDFATFDKLRFILNKRIEICLAPREAIQEAINRYYGQTSGESRDTMITEVTDTAIDFTQVDTDVGTVQDVDESSAPVVRLVHLIISEAVQLRASDIHIEPFEDRVRIRYRIDGYLVERDNAPRRLLGAILSRIKILAKMDIAERRRPQDGRIKMNIGEKQLDLRVSILPSTWGQAVVMRILDKDNIKIGLRQLGFSEEDYVKFKQLIKRPNGIILVTGPTGSGKTTTLYAALNELNTPDRKIITAEDPVEYYLPGINQVEIKHEIGLDFARVIRAMLRQAPNVILVGEMRDLETAQMGIQASLTGHLVFSTLHTNDAPSSITRLIDMGVPAYLVASSVVAIMAQRLVRVVCEQCKQPYQPSDAVLEMAGVTPEMMAGATFYRGKGCSRCNGTGYRGRMGIFELMIMSPKIRELTFKNAPVAEIRRVAIQEGMKTLYMDGLQKVLKGKTTLEELLSVARPEEELR, encoded by the coding sequence ATGGCCGTGAAACGCCGTGCCGATTACACCGACTTGCTCGTCCAACGGGGCATCGTGAGTGCCGACCAGCTCGAAGAGGCCCGCGAATTGGCAGCCCAGTCCGGCATGAAATTACCGGATGCTCTCGTCCGCCTGGGATACGCCAGCGGCGAGGAGGTTATGAAAGTTCTCGCCGAACAGCATGGCCTCCAGTACATCGACCTGTCTCGTACGTCCATTCCGCCGCATGTCATTGAGCAGGTGCCGGAATCGGTGGCCCGTGAGAATGTGGTGATTCCCGTGGCTGAGGAAGATGGCCAGCTCAAGGTGGCGGTCAGCGATCCCGACGACTTTGCCACGTTCGATAAGCTGCGCTTTATTCTCAACAAGCGCATTGAGATTTGCCTGGCGCCCCGAGAAGCAATTCAGGAGGCGATCAACCGCTATTACGGCCAGACGTCAGGCGAGAGCCGTGACACGATGATCACCGAAGTGACAGACACGGCGATCGACTTCACTCAGGTGGATACCGACGTGGGGACCGTACAGGACGTGGACGAGTCGAGTGCTCCCGTCGTGCGGTTGGTACACCTGATTATTTCGGAGGCGGTGCAGCTTCGGGCGTCGGATATCCATATTGAACCGTTCGAGGACCGCGTTCGCATCCGCTACCGGATTGACGGATACCTCGTCGAGCGGGATAATGCCCCCCGCCGTTTGCTCGGTGCTATTCTGTCACGCATCAAAATTCTCGCCAAGATGGACATCGCCGAGCGGCGTCGGCCGCAGGACGGTCGTATCAAGATGAACATTGGCGAGAAGCAGCTTGACCTGCGGGTGAGCATCCTCCCCAGCACGTGGGGTCAAGCTGTGGTTATGCGGATTTTGGACAAAGACAATATCAAAATTGGCTTGCGCCAACTGGGATTTTCCGAAGAAGATTACGTCAAATTCAAACAACTCATCAAGCGGCCGAACGGAATTATTTTGGTGACGGGACCCACCGGTTCGGGGAAGACGACCACCCTGTATGCGGCCCTCAACGAGCTGAATACTCCCGACCGCAAGATCATCACCGCGGAGGACCCCGTGGAGTACTACCTGCCGGGGATCAATCAGGTGGAGATCAAGCACGAGATTGGACTGGATTTCGCGCGGGTCATTCGCGCCATGCTGCGGCAGGCGCCGAACGTGATCCTGGTCGGCGAGATGCGCGACCTGGAGACTGCCCAGATGGGTATTCAGGCGTCTTTGACTGGACACCTCGTTTTTAGTACGCTACATACGAACGATGCGCCCAGTTCCATTACACGCTTGATCGATATGGGGGTCCCCGCCTATCTGGTGGCAAGCAGCGTTGTGGCGATCATGGCGCAGCGGCTCGTGCGGGTCGTGTGCGAGCAGTGCAAGCAACCCTATCAGCCCAGCGATGCCGTCCTGGAGATGGCTGGCGTGACCCCCGAAATGATGGCCGGCGCTACCTTCTACCGAGGCAAAGGATGCAGCCGCTGTAACGGCACGGGCTACCGCGGTCGGATGGGCATCTTCGAATTGATGATCATGTCCCCGAAGATTCGGGAACTTACGTTTAAGAACGCCCCCGTAGCAGAAATCCGCCGTGTAGCCATCCAGGAGGGGATGAAGACCCTCTACATGGACGGACTCCAGAAAGTTCTCAAGGGAAAGACAACCTTGGAAGAGTTGCTCTCGGTGGCTCGTCCGGAGGAAGAACTCCGCTGA
- the rpmG gene encoding 50S ribosomal protein L33 encodes MAKGGKKKKAEVVFLVCEETNDYNYALRRKPGGEKLRLKKFCPRCRRHTWHVEKKK; translated from the coding sequence ATGGCCAAAGGCGGAAAAAAGAAGAAAGCAGAGGTTGTCTTCTTGGTGTGTGAAGAGACGAACGACTACAATTACGCTCTGCGACGCAAGCCTGGTGGCGAAAAGCTCCGTCTTAAGAAATTTTGCCCTCGTTGCCGGCGGCACACCTGGCACGTTGAAAAGAAGAAGTGA
- the recJ gene encoding single-stranded-DNA-specific exonuclease RecJ, protein MKKRWRIQPHDQGAVADLARRVGVPAVIAQLLLCRGIRDPEAAERFLSPTLHRLRPPELLPDCEKAADLLWADIQAGRRIAVYGDYDADGITGTAILWKCLKLLGADVKYYVPSRLEEGYGLNTAALEQLAGRGVKTVVTVDCGVTAREEVAHARRLGMEVIITDHHEPGPDWPEAAAIVHPRAAGGAYPFPWLSGAGVAFKLAWALARRAGNGKRASAPLRDFLVEAVGLGAVGTVADVVPLNDENRIFVHYGCTTSLRQRVPLGLSLLQQVTPAGKNGRTDSEWIAFQLAPRINAVGRLGQAALAVELLITEEPARAEELARYINGLNDQRKSIEQSIYLKALRQIKETCDPENDPAFVLADTDWHQGVIGIVAGRLAEKFHRPVILIALNKTRSRPAVGSGRSVPGLHLQQALAACAHHLERFGGHSQAAGLSIEEDRIAAFRHEFCQYVAEHFDAASNPPEIEIDGQFPLGVFTLDVVEQIERLAPFGEGNPRPVLCCENVTLVESPRAVGKGEQHLIFRVEHCGTVMRAVAFGAGERIAELPVGQPFDLAFRPVITEFQGQRRVELHVVDWRRPEER, encoded by the coding sequence ATGAAAAAGCGTTGGCGGATTCAGCCGCACGACCAGGGGGCGGTTGCAGACCTTGCGCGTCGAGTTGGCGTCCCGGCCGTCATCGCCCAACTTCTTCTCTGCCGTGGTATCCGCGATCCGGAAGCCGCGGAGCGATTTCTCTCACCTACCCTGCACAGGTTGCGGCCTCCTGAGTTGTTGCCGGACTGCGAGAAGGCGGCCGATCTCCTTTGGGCGGATATTCAGGCGGGCCGCCGGATTGCTGTCTACGGCGATTACGATGCCGACGGCATCACGGGCACCGCGATCCTGTGGAAGTGTTTGAAACTCCTTGGGGCCGATGTGAAGTACTACGTCCCCAGCCGGTTGGAAGAGGGCTACGGGCTGAACACCGCTGCGCTGGAGCAGTTGGCTGGCCGGGGAGTGAAAACGGTTGTCACCGTGGACTGCGGGGTGACAGCACGGGAGGAAGTGGCCCACGCCCGTCGGCTGGGTATGGAAGTGATCATTACCGACCACCACGAACCCGGACCGGATTGGCCGGAGGCGGCCGCCATTGTCCATCCTCGGGCGGCGGGGGGTGCGTATCCGTTTCCCTGGCTAAGCGGGGCGGGCGTGGCCTTCAAGTTGGCCTGGGCTCTGGCTCGCAGGGCGGGAAATGGAAAGCGGGCGAGTGCCCCATTGAGGGACTTCCTTGTCGAAGCGGTGGGCCTGGGGGCCGTCGGAACTGTGGCCGATGTCGTGCCCCTCAATGATGAGAATCGGATCTTCGTCCATTACGGATGCACGACGAGTTTGCGGCAGCGGGTTCCCCTCGGGCTTTCGCTCCTTCAGCAAGTCACACCCGCGGGAAAGAATGGACGGACGGACAGCGAATGGATTGCCTTTCAGCTCGCGCCGCGGATCAACGCGGTGGGCCGACTGGGCCAGGCCGCCCTCGCCGTGGAACTGCTCATCACGGAGGAGCCCGCCCGTGCGGAGGAACTCGCCCGATATATCAACGGCCTCAATGACCAGCGAAAATCTATCGAGCAGAGCATCTATCTCAAAGCGCTGCGGCAGATTAAGGAGACGTGCGATCCCGAGAATGACCCGGCATTTGTCCTGGCAGATACCGACTGGCATCAGGGAGTGATCGGGATCGTGGCCGGGAGACTGGCCGAAAAATTTCATCGGCCGGTAATTCTCATTGCGCTCAACAAGACCCGCAGTAGACCTGCGGTGGGGTCCGGACGGAGCGTTCCCGGGCTGCATCTTCAGCAGGCTTTGGCGGCGTGTGCTCACCACCTGGAAAGATTTGGGGGGCATTCCCAGGCGGCGGGGCTCAGTATCGAAGAGGATCGCATCGCTGCCTTCCGACATGAATTCTGCCAGTATGTGGCCGAACATTTCGATGCCGCCAGCAATCCGCCCGAGATAGAAATCGATGGCCAGTTTCCTCTTGGGGTATTCACCCTCGATGTGGTGGAACAAATCGAGCGGCTGGCGCCATTCGGCGAAGGCAATCCCCGGCCGGTCCTGTGCTGCGAGAATGTCACGCTGGTGGAATCACCCCGGGCGGTGGGAAAAGGTGAGCAGCACCTTATCTTCCGCGTGGAGCACTGCGGGACGGTTATGCGGGCGGTGGCCTTTGGAGCAGGGGAGCGGATCGCCGAGTTGCCTGTCGGTCAGCCCTTTGATCTGGCGTTCCGCCCTGTCATCACCGAGTTTCAAGGTCAACGACGGGTCGAACTCCATGTGGTGGACTGGCGTCGGCCTGAGGAACGCTGA
- a CDS encoding ATP-binding protein, giving the protein MMASSDTLDWSEQIVIASTCEDAQRVIGRILDELRQAGWHQDDIFAVHLALEESLSNAIKHGNRGDPRKKVTISYRLYPHKIDLQVADEGQGFDPAAVPDPTLPENINSTSGRGLCLIRGFMDRVLFKEGGRVIWMERCRHHGTTEGPVAENRPQSNRTRPAC; this is encoded by the coding sequence ATGATGGCCTCCTCCGATACCCTCGATTGGAGCGAACAGATCGTGATCGCGAGCACATGCGAGGATGCACAGCGCGTGATCGGGCGGATTCTTGACGAACTGCGTCAGGCCGGCTGGCATCAGGACGACATCTTTGCTGTCCATCTTGCCCTGGAAGAATCCCTCAGCAACGCGATTAAACACGGCAATCGCGGGGATCCCCGCAAAAAGGTGACGATCAGTTACCGTTTGTATCCCCACAAGATAGACCTTCAGGTGGCAGACGAGGGCCAGGGGTTTGATCCTGCGGCTGTACCCGACCCCACCTTGCCGGAGAATATCAACTCCACGAGCGGCCGGGGGCTTTGCCTCATCCGCGGGTTTATGGATCGCGTGCTTTTCAAGGAAGGAGGCCGGGTGATTTGGATGGAGCGCTGTCGGCACCATGGAACAACCGAAGGGCCGGTAGCGGAGAACCGTCCACAGAGCAACCGGACTCGCCCGGCATGTTGA
- a CDS encoding tetratricopeptide repeat protein, with product MMVSVDEMYDQAIELQQKGDLDGAIQKLHELLETDPNYALAHAALSVFYSKREEHEKAVEHARKVCELEPEDPFSFVALSLICQKAGLIAEAEEAMWHARQAQVAAIQKRYAQ from the coding sequence ATGATGGTCAGTGTGGATGAAATGTACGATCAGGCGATTGAGCTTCAGCAGAAAGGTGATCTGGACGGAGCCATTCAGAAGCTCCACGAACTGCTGGAGACGGACCCCAATTACGCGCTGGCGCATGCGGCCCTGAGTGTTTTCTACAGCAAACGCGAAGAGCATGAGAAGGCCGTGGAGCATGCCCGCAAAGTCTGCGAGCTGGAACCTGAAGACCCCTTCAGTTTTGTAGCGCTGAGTTTGATCTGCCAGAAGGCGGGCTTGATCGCAGAAGCAGAAGAAGCCATGTGGCATGCTCGACAGGCTCAGGTGGCCGCTATTCAAAAGCGGTACGCACAATGA
- the metG gene encoding methionine--tRNA ligase, whose protein sequence is MARRILVTSALPYANGPIHIGHLVEYIQTDIWVRFQKLRGHRCIYICADDTHGTAIMISARREGIPEEEFIQRMYTAHVRDFAGFDIEFDNYGSTHSPENREMCHVFWKALRAAGLVVEKEVTQLFDPVAGVFLADRFVKGTCPNPACRAPDQYGDSCDKCGHTHSPTELIDPVSTISGAKPELRTARHLFVQIEKLHDFLEEWTQTGDHLQPEIANYLKAHFLSEPLRDWDVSRPAPYFGFEIPDSPGNYWYVWFDAPIGYVGSTKQWCRRVGEELETWWRNPETEIHHFIGKDITYFHCLFWPAMLKVAGFNLPRKIHIHGFLTVNGEKMSKSKGTFIKAETYLRHLDPSYLRYYYAAKLTSRVEDLDLNFEEFVNRVNKDLVGNIVNLASRCARLIEGSPLSAIYPEDGGLFAQAAADGEAIAEAYEACDFARAIRIILTAGDRANQFVDRMAPWNLKKDPARQKELQDVCTIGLNLFRQLVIYLAPVLPRLARQTGELFGDPIVSWDQAQQPLLGRIVAPFKHMMQRVPREKLSAVIEESREEDESVKTPAGTKVSPSTGQDSDEPLRQEPLLENTITIDDFTKIDLRVARVLAAEEVPGADKLLKLTLGLGGDVKRTVFAGIKKAYKPESLVGRLVILVANLAPRKMRFGVSEGMILAAGTGDDQVFLLAPDEGAKPGHRVH, encoded by the coding sequence ATGGCACGACGGATCCTTGTAACCAGCGCCTTACCTTACGCGAATGGGCCCATCCACATCGGCCATCTGGTGGAGTACATCCAGACGGACATCTGGGTGCGTTTTCAAAAGCTGCGCGGTCATCGATGCATTTACATCTGCGCTGATGACACACATGGCACTGCCATCATGATCTCCGCGCGCCGGGAAGGAATTCCCGAGGAAGAATTCATTCAGCGGATGTACACCGCCCATGTCCGAGATTTTGCAGGCTTCGATATCGAATTCGATAACTACGGCAGTACCCACAGTCCGGAAAATCGGGAGATGTGCCACGTGTTTTGGAAGGCACTCCGGGCCGCCGGACTGGTGGTCGAGAAAGAAGTGACCCAACTCTTCGACCCCGTCGCAGGAGTTTTTCTGGCCGACCGCTTCGTGAAAGGCACCTGTCCCAATCCGGCGTGTCGTGCTCCCGATCAGTACGGCGATAGCTGCGACAAGTGCGGGCACACCCATAGCCCGACGGAACTCATCGATCCAGTCAGCACAATTTCCGGGGCCAAACCGGAATTGAGAACCGCCCGGCATCTTTTTGTGCAGATTGAGAAACTCCACGATTTTCTGGAAGAGTGGACACAGACGGGGGACCACCTTCAGCCGGAAATCGCCAACTATCTCAAAGCGCATTTCCTCAGCGAACCACTGCGCGACTGGGATGTTTCCCGCCCCGCCCCTTACTTCGGCTTCGAGATTCCCGATAGCCCCGGTAACTACTGGTACGTGTGGTTTGATGCCCCGATCGGTTACGTGGGATCCACTAAACAGTGGTGCCGTCGGGTGGGCGAGGAATTGGAGACCTGGTGGCGCAATCCCGAGACAGAAATCCACCACTTCATCGGAAAAGATATCACGTATTTTCACTGTCTCTTCTGGCCGGCGATGCTCAAAGTCGCCGGTTTCAATCTCCCGCGGAAGATTCACATCCACGGTTTTCTCACCGTCAATGGTGAGAAGATGTCCAAATCCAAGGGAACGTTCATTAAGGCGGAAACCTATCTCCGCCATCTCGACCCGTCGTATCTGCGGTATTATTATGCGGCCAAACTGACTTCTCGGGTGGAGGACCTGGACCTTAACTTTGAAGAGTTCGTCAATCGGGTGAACAAGGACCTGGTGGGCAATATCGTCAACCTGGCCAGCCGCTGTGCCCGGCTGATCGAAGGCTCCCCACTCTCCGCCATCTATCCGGAGGATGGCGGCCTCTTCGCGCAGGCAGCCGCGGACGGCGAAGCCATCGCGGAAGCCTACGAAGCATGCGACTTTGCCCGCGCTATACGGATCATTCTCACCGCCGGTGACCGGGCCAATCAATTCGTCGATCGCATGGCGCCGTGGAATCTCAAAAAAGACCCCGCCCGGCAGAAAGAGCTTCAGGATGTCTGCACCATCGGCCTCAACCTCTTCCGGCAACTGGTCATCTATCTTGCCCCGGTGTTGCCGCGGCTGGCGCGGCAGACTGGTGAGTTATTCGGCGATCCGATCGTATCCTGGGACCAGGCCCAACAACCCTTGCTCGGCAGGATCGTAGCGCCCTTCAAACACATGATGCAGCGGGTGCCTCGGGAAAAGCTCAGTGCGGTGATCGAGGAAAGCCGCGAGGAAGACGAGAGTGTCAAGACACCGGCGGGGACAAAAGTTTCGCCATCCACCGGCCAGGACTCCGATGAACCCCTGCGGCAGGAGCCGCTGCTGGAGAACACGATCACCATCGACGATTTCACAAAGATCGACCTGCGCGTGGCACGCGTCCTCGCTGCGGAAGAAGTCCCCGGCGCGGACAAGCTCCTCAAGCTCACCCTGGGTTTGGGCGGGGACGTCAAACGTACCGTTTTTGCAGGAATTAAAAAGGCTTACAAGCCGGAGAGCCTCGTGGGCCGGTTGGTGATCCTGGTGGCCAACCTCGCGCCACGGAAGATGCGGTTCGGCGTGAGTGAAGGGATGATCCTGGCGGCCGGAACGGGTGATGACCAGGTTTTCCTGCTCGCGCCCGATGAAGGGGCCAAGCCCGGCCATCGCGTGCACTGA
- a CDS encoding cobalamin-independent methionine synthase II family protein, with amino-acid sequence MFTVTKDIMLPCTTTGSFPRPRWFDVSMWGRPLDTCMMDVRFREKFQDALAVVVSDQERAGLDIITHGDFHCDEDFAGRSWHHYPLQRWKGLEGDYLQSEETRSPWLRYPPGTLLHEIYTGWRWPIVVDKVEHRPLDYPKIWRITQAKTRKPVRFGTCCSQVMSLFLDIHTDKYKDKRELIWDLAVAMNKELRALRDAGCKCIQVEEPCFHFMANSLGKDHPDVRFMLEAYNREVEGLDDVEIWIHTCWGNPNMQRVMEDTSYAASLEMYLYEAKGDVWTVEMKDRNFKDIELFGSLSKGLPKKIAVGVVSHRTLQADRPEEVAAEIRRALKYIPPEKLVITSDCGFGRQGCNREIAFYKAAAIAQGTNIVRRELGLPTTYVPAADPALQIDIVPKKSATTS; translated from the coding sequence ATGTTCACCGTCACCAAAGACATCATGTTGCCCTGCACGACGACAGGTTCGTTTCCCCGGCCACGGTGGTTCGACGTCAGCATGTGGGGGCGGCCGCTGGATACCTGCATGATGGACGTGCGATTCCGGGAGAAGTTTCAGGACGCGCTGGCCGTCGTCGTCAGTGACCAGGAGCGCGCCGGTCTGGACATCATCACGCACGGAGATTTCCACTGTGACGAAGATTTCGCCGGACGGTCCTGGCATCATTATCCGCTGCAGCGGTGGAAGGGCCTGGAAGGGGATTATCTCCAATCCGAGGAGACACGCTCTCCATGGTTGCGTTATCCTCCGGGAACACTGCTGCATGAAATTTACACAGGCTGGCGCTGGCCGATCGTCGTGGACAAGGTGGAGCATCGTCCTTTGGATTATCCGAAGATCTGGCGGATCACGCAGGCCAAGACCCGCAAGCCCGTCCGCTTCGGCACCTGCTGTTCTCAGGTCATGAGCCTGTTCCTGGACATCCATACGGATAAGTACAAGGACAAACGGGAACTCATCTGGGATCTGGCGGTGGCGATGAACAAGGAGTTGCGAGCCCTCCGCGATGCCGGCTGCAAATGCATTCAGGTCGAGGAGCCCTGCTTCCACTTCATGGCGAATTCGCTTGGCAAGGACCACCCCGATGTCCGCTTCATGCTGGAAGCTTACAACCGCGAAGTGGAAGGACTCGACGACGTGGAGATCTGGATCCACACGTGCTGGGGAAATCCCAACATGCAAAGGGTCATGGAAGACACCAGTTACGCGGCATCTCTGGAAATGTACCTGTATGAGGCGAAAGGAGATGTCTGGACGGTCGAGATGAAGGACCGCAATTTCAAGGATATCGAACTGTTCGGATCACTGAGCAAGGGATTGCCCAAGAAAATCGCCGTAGGCGTGGTGAGCCATCGCACCCTGCAGGCCGACCGCCCCGAGGAGGTGGCCGCCGAGATCCGTCGCGCCCTTAAATACATCCCGCCAGAAAAACTGGTCATCACCAGCGACTGTGGCTTTGGGCGACAGGGATGCAATCGGGAGATCGCCTTCTATAAGGCCGCTGCGATTGCCCAGGGCACCAACATTGTGCGGCGGGAACTGGGGTTGCCCACCACCTACGTTCCGGCCGCCGATCCCGCCCTGCAAATCGACATCGTCCCGAAAAAGTCGGCCACCACTTCCTGA
- a CDS encoding type II secretion system protein — MSPRFRKAFTLIEVLIVVVIMAILAAVIIPQFASSTADAKRSALEFNMHTLRSQIELYRVHHGTYPQLVNNDLPQLYNATNAAGEIGTPGPNYPYGPYITGQLPVNPYNNSNTVVPVSTPGQKPTGVVAGGAGWQYDATTGAIWPNNPEYYSSP, encoded by the coding sequence ATGTCCCCACGTTTCCGAAAAGCTTTCACGCTCATCGAGGTTCTCATCGTGGTGGTCATCATGGCCATTCTGGCGGCCGTGATCATTCCCCAGTTCGCATCGTCCACCGCAGATGCCAAGCGGAGTGCCCTGGAATTCAACATGCACACCCTGCGCTCGCAAATCGAGCTTTATCGCGTGCATCACGGAACGTACCCCCAGCTTGTTAACAACGATCTGCCCCAGCTTTATAACGCCACCAACGCGGCGGGTGAAATCGGCACGCCGGGTCCCAATTACCCCTATGGCCCATACATCACTGGACAACTGCCCGTCAATCCGTACAACAACAGTAACACTGTGGTGCCGGTGAGCACCCCCGGCCAGAAGCCCACAGGCGTTGTCGCCGGAGGCGCGGGATGGCAATACGACGCCACAACGGGCGCCATCTGGCCCAACAACCCCGAGTATTACAGCTCGCCGTGA
- a CDS encoding tetratricopeptide repeat protein: protein MATRLLEQSRLLSQQAHYALQRGDLQEADRLLVQALRTCPNDVEARARYARVLWQCGKREEALQQLQMALSTAPQNPDLHVQMAEFLVELGRLNQAERHAQSAIAVAPKSSTAWLIQGRIALMRNRPDEALAAFYRALGVRPDDRDALHWIAQAYRAKGDWEQVLAVQQRILQGYSPGDEPPEQLAALGEAYRMLGRYADAAATYLQAAQRAGESNPYLALAAECYAQAGNEAEAQRLMAQIQPQQSPRAVAPQPLSQGEMTRMAGQEMLRR from the coding sequence ATGGCCACCCGATTGCTTGAGCAAAGTCGCCTGCTTAGCCAGCAAGCGCACTATGCCCTGCAGCGGGGAGACCTTCAAGAGGCCGACCGGCTCCTCGTCCAGGCATTGCGTACCTGCCCCAATGATGTGGAGGCCCGGGCACGTTATGCCCGCGTCCTTTGGCAATGCGGCAAACGGGAAGAGGCCCTCCAGCAGCTCCAGATGGCTTTGAGCACCGCCCCGCAGAATCCCGATCTCCATGTCCAGATGGCGGAATTTCTGGTGGAACTGGGCCGACTGAATCAGGCCGAACGGCACGCCCAATCTGCCATCGCGGTGGCCCCGAAAAGTTCCACGGCGTGGCTGATCCAGGGGCGAATCGCTCTCATGCGGAATCGCCCCGACGAAGCCCTGGCCGCATTTTATCGGGCGCTGGGAGTTCGCCCTGACGATCGTGACGCTCTCCACTGGATTGCTCAGGCCTATCGTGCCAAGGGAGACTGGGAGCAGGTTCTGGCCGTCCAGCAACGAATTCTCCAGGGATACTCACCGGGCGATGAACCCCCCGAGCAACTGGCTGCCCTTGGCGAGGCTTATCGGATGCTGGGCCGCTACGCGGATGCCGCTGCGACGTACCTTCAAGCAGCTCAGAGAGCGGGAGAATCGAACCCGTATCTTGCGTTGGCGGCCGAGTGCTACGCCCAGGCGGGCAATGAGGCCGAGGCCCAGCGGCTGATGGCCCAAATTCAGCCTCAACAATCGCCCCGTGCGGTGGCCCCGCAGCCTCTTTCCCAGGGAGAAATGACCCGCATGGCGGGACAGGAAATGTTGCGACGGTAG